The sequence TTCCGGCAGCGCAACGCTATGCGCAGATTGCACCATTCGCTCCGCATGCCGTGCACATGCCGTCGCATATCTTTGCCCGCGTTGGAGACTGGCCGGCATCGATCAAATCGAACCTGGCTTCCATCGATGCCACGCGCAAAACGGCGGCAATGCACATGGGCGGAGCGGGCCACCAGTTTCATGCGATGGACTATCTGATCTACGCGTATCTGCAAAGTGGGCGTGAAGCCGATGCGCAAAAGGAAATCGACGAAGTGAAAACCATGCCCGAGATGCACATGGGTGATGGACGGGATATGCAGCCGTTCGCGATGTCGAAGTTTCCGGCAATGCTGGCCATGGAGTTGCATCGCTGGAACGACGCCGCGCAGTTGCAGGTGATCGCCAAGGCTGAGGCGGGCGATCGCGCTTATACCTATTGGGCGCGGGCGATCGGCAACGCGCGCACTGGGAATCTGGCGGCGGCGAAAAAGGATCTGGCCGAGATCGATGCCATCTCCAAGGGAAAAGGCGCGCACAATGCCGGCTACGACGAAGAGTATCTCGGGATGCTTTATGCAGAGGGCAACGCGTGGGTACTGCATGGCGAGGGAAAGAATGATGAAGCCATCGCGGCGCTAAAGAAAGCCGCCGACAAGGAAGATAGTGTCGGCGAAGAAAACACCTCCATGCCGGCGCGGGAAATCCTGGCTGACATGCTTTTGGAATTAAACCGTCCCGCCGAAGCGCTGGCGGAGTATCGTGTCGCGCTGAAATTCAATCCGAAACGTTTCGACGGTTTGTATGGGGCGGGACGCGCCGCAGAGATGGCGGGACAAACCGCGGAAGCCTCGGAATACTACGCGCTGCTGGTCAAGACCTGCGACGGCGGGAGCTCCGAGCGTCCGGAGTTGAAGAAGGCGAAGGAGACGGCTCTGGCGGCGAAGTAGGCGAAGCGGTTTAGCCCCCTGCAATCGCTCCCAAAATCACGAGCGGCTCTTTCCCGGACACGACTGCATCGGGCAGAGGCTGATCGGGCGAGTCGTGGGACAAATCTTCTTCGATCGCGAAGAAGCGCAGGAACGGCCTTCGTTGTAGCGTGACGTGATCGCGGATGGTGCCGCGCAGCATCGGATAGCGCGCTTCGAGGGCGTCGAGCACGGCGCGTAAAGTCACCTGGCCGTCGACCTCGAGACTTACCTCGGCGCCCACGTGGGCCAACGTGCGCAGATGTTGCGGGAGCAGGACGCGGATCATATTCGATTTCTTGACCTGTTCTTTTGAGTGTCGGCCAGCCGTAAGTGCAGCAGCCTTGTTATTCCCACCCGACTACCAGTTTGTAGATATTGTCGCGACTGTCCTTGGCGACGCCTTTGATGTTGGAAATGCCTTCCCTCTCGCCAGGCTGACTGAACATCTCCACATTCATCGTGGTTCCGCGGTTGCCGGTGACAACGGTCTGGGCGTAATACTGCGTTCCGAGGACGCGGGAGACATAGTAACCCGGCCCATAAATGCTGTCCCACACCGGTTGCATTGCGTTCGTTGGCGCGTTGGCGGTGGTTGCGCCTTTAGGAACTTGCGCGGGTTTCACGATCGTCCACCGCCCCTTGCAGATTTCGCCATCGGGCATCGTGACAAAGATATCCCCGGGAGTGAATTTCCCTGAGATCTTCGCGATCAGTACGGGTGCGGGTGTCTGCGCGGCAAGTGGACCCTGGACCGGATAAAAGCGCCCCGTGAGTGTGGCGCATCCGAGCATTGTGGAGATGGCCAGCAA is a genomic window of Acidobacteriota bacterium containing:
- a CDS encoding MoaD/ThiS family protein, with protein sequence MIRVLLPQHLRTLAHVGAEVSLEVDGQVTLRAVLDALEARYPMLRGTIRDHVTLQRRPFLRFFAIEEDLSHDSPDQPLPDAVVSGKEPLVILGAIAGG